The Amycolatopsis nigrescens CSC17Ta-90 genomic interval CGTCGGCGAAGCTGCACCCGTTTTCGGTGATGTAGACCGGTGGCAGTGCCTCGCGGTAGCGCTCGTGGAAGGAGATCAGCAGTTCGCGCAGGGCCTGCGGCACGATCGGCGAGTCGTTGGTGGTCATCGGGTAGCCCTCGACTGCGCGGAGTTCGAACGGTAGTGGGTTGCCTTCGCCCGGGGCGGCCACGCCCTGCGGTTCGTAGTAGTTGACCCCGTAGAAGTCCAGCGGCTGCGCGATGTCCGGCAGGTCGTCGGCGTGGCCGTCGGGCAGGTGCGCGGTGAGCTGTTCCGGGTAGCGGCCGAGCAGCACCGGGTCCGCGTAGAGCCGGTTGATCAGTGCGTCCAGCCAGTCCGCGGCGGCGCGGTCGGCCGCGGACCCGGTGGACGGCCAGACCGGCGAATGGTTGTTCGCGGTGCCGATCGACCCGGCGCCGGCGGCCCGCAGTGCCCGTACCGCGCGGCCGTGCGCGAGGTGCTGGTGGTGTGCGGTCGGAATCGCGTCCAGCAGCAGGGCCTTGCCGGGTGCGTACTCGCCGATGGCGTAGCCGTAGATGGACATCACCATGGGCTCGTTGAGCGGGATCCAGTGCCGTACCCGGTCCGCGAAGTGCTCGCCGAGAATGGCCGCGTACTCGCCGAAGCGCTCTGCGGTGTCCCTGGCCAGCCAGCCTCCTTCGTCTTCGAGCGCCTGCGGCGTGTCCCAGTGGTAGAGGGTGGCGACCGGGTCGATCCCGGCCGCGCAGACCTGGTCCAGCAGCCGGTCGTAGAACGCGAGGCCGGCCGGGTTCGGTTTTCCCTTGCCCTCCGGCTGGATCCGCGGCCAGCCGAACGACATCCGGTAGGCACCGACCCCGAGCCCGGCCATCAGCGCGATGTCCTCGGCGTACCGGTGATAGTGGTCGGCGGCGACATCGGCGTTTTCGCCACGCGCTATCTTGCCGGGTGTCCTGGTGAAAGTGTCCCAAATGGACTGTCCACGGCCGCCCTCGGCGGTGGCACCCTCGATTTGGAAGGCCGAGGTGGAGACACCCCAGAGGAAATCGGGCGGGAAGGTCAGGTTTTCCACCGGCTGCACACCTTTCATCGCGGCATCGCCGAGCACCGAACTGGCTAATATGAAAAGTTCTCACATGTTAGCCATTCCCTCGTCCGGGGGGAAGTGCGCCGACACGATAAAGTCCCTGATCAGCACAGGAGGAGCACGACGTGTCCGACACCCCAGCCGCGAAAACGGCCGCCGCCGAGGCGACTCCGCTTCGCCGGCAACCCGTCCAGCAACGCAGCGCGAAACGCGTGGAGCAGATGCTGGACGCGAGCGCGCAGCTGATCGACGAGATCGGCTACGACGCGCTGACCACCACGCTCATCGCCAAGAAGGCCGGTGTGGCGGTCGGCTCGCTCTACCAGTTCTTCCCGGACAAACGCGCCGTCGTGCAGGCCCTCACCCAGCGTAATCTGGAGCGTTTCCTGGCCGCGGTGAACGAGCGGCTGGGCAGTGTGGATCATTCGCACTGGTGGG includes:
- a CDS encoding GH1 family beta-glucosidase, which translates into the protein MENLTFPPDFLWGVSTSAFQIEGATAEGGRGQSIWDTFTRTPGKIARGENADVAADHYHRYAEDIALMAGLGVGAYRMSFGWPRIQPEGKGKPNPAGLAFYDRLLDQVCAAGIDPVATLYHWDTPQALEDEGGWLARDTAERFGEYAAILGEHFADRVRHWIPLNEPMVMSIYGYAIGEYAPGKALLLDAIPTAHHQHLAHGRAVRALRAAGAGSIGTANNHSPVWPSTGSAADRAAADWLDALINRLYADPVLLGRYPEQLTAHLPDGHADDLPDIAQPLDFYGVNYYEPQGVAAPGEGNPLPFELRAVEGYPMTTNDSPIVPQALRELLISFHERYREALPPVYITENGCSFADEVTADGQVRDPERIDFLAEHLGAVRAAMDAGVDVRGYFVWSLLDNFEWSKGYAPRFGLVHVDYETQRRTPKDSFEWYRKLVRSR